Proteins encoded within one genomic window of Rossellomorea vietnamensis:
- a CDS encoding D-alanyl-D-alanine carboxypeptidase family protein, translating into MKRFAYIVVTFVLTAFLFPSIGFAQEKKSELADVAKSAILIERDTGAVLYEKNSHEKLAPASMTKIMTMTLIMEALEKGQIKWDDKVRASEYAASMGGSQIFLEPGESMSVEEMLKGIAIGSANDASVAMAEHIAGSEEAFVEKMNKKVKELGLKETHFKNPTGLPSKDHYSSAHDMSMMAKELLKYDGITKFTGSYESYLREGSDKKFWLVNTNKLVRFYDGVDGLKTGFTNEAKYCLTATAKKDNMRVVAVVFGAPTPKERNNEVSKMLDYAFNQYSTKPLFKKGDSLAKVKVSKGKENKVDAVTDEPISLLTQKGEKLDEIQQKITLSKDLKAPIKKGDKVGTLVVMNKGKKVVESTLVAKKNVNDASWWELYKKSFGLFTKVGK; encoded by the coding sequence ATGAAACGTTTTGCGTATATAGTGGTGACATTTGTTTTAACAGCTTTTCTATTTCCTTCCATAGGATTTGCCCAGGAAAAGAAATCGGAGCTCGCCGACGTGGCGAAATCGGCCATATTGATCGAGCGTGATACTGGAGCGGTGCTATACGAGAAGAACAGTCATGAAAAGCTGGCACCTGCGTCCATGACTAAGATCATGACCATGACACTCATCATGGAAGCCCTCGAAAAAGGTCAAATCAAGTGGGATGACAAAGTGCGGGCAAGTGAATATGCTGCCTCGATGGGCGGATCACAAATTTTCCTGGAGCCGGGTGAAAGCATGTCTGTAGAAGAAATGCTGAAGGGGATTGCCATTGGGTCCGCCAATGACGCCTCAGTCGCAATGGCGGAACATATTGCAGGAAGTGAAGAAGCATTCGTTGAGAAAATGAACAAAAAAGTGAAAGAGCTCGGGTTAAAGGAAACTCACTTCAAAAACCCGACAGGCTTACCGTCCAAAGATCATTACAGTTCGGCCCATGATATGTCGATGATGGCGAAGGAACTTCTTAAATATGATGGCATCACAAAATTCACAGGCAGCTATGAATCTTACCTGCGTGAAGGGTCGGATAAAAAATTCTGGCTCGTGAATACGAATAAATTGGTCCGCTTCTATGACGGAGTGGATGGATTGAAGACAGGCTTCACGAATGAGGCGAAATATTGCCTGACGGCGACGGCAAAGAAAGACAATATGAGAGTGGTTGCAGTCGTGTTCGGTGCCCCGACACCAAAGGAACGGAACAATGAAGTGAGTAAAATGCTCGATTATGCCTTCAATCAGTATTCGACCAAACCTCTCTTCAAAAAAGGGGATTCCCTGGCTAAGGTGAAAGTTTCAAAAGGGAAGGAGAATAAGGTGGATGCCGTAACGGATGAGCCCATTTCCCTCCTTACCCAAAAAGGTGAAAAATTAGATGAGATCCAGCAGAAGATCACCTTATCGAAAGACTTGAAAGCTCCTATTAAAAAAGGAGACAAAGTCGGGACGCTCGTGGTGATGAATAAAGGAAAAAAAGTAGTGGAAAGCACTCTCGTTGCCAAGAAAAATGTAAACGATGCAAGCTGGTGGGAATTATATAAAAAATCCTTTGGACTTTTTACAAAGGTAGGAAAGTAA
- the spoIIAA gene encoding anti-sigma F factor antagonist codes for MSLAINLEVKKDVLCVRLSGELDHHTADELREKASSLIESENVKHIILNLEELSFMDSSGLGVILGRYKQIKQKHGEMVVCAISPSVNRLFEMSGLFKIIRLEPSEENALQRLGVA; via the coding sequence GTGAGTCTTGCTATTAACTTAGAAGTCAAAAAAGATGTACTGTGTGTCCGTTTAAGTGGTGAGTTGGATCATCACACTGCCGATGAACTCAGGGAAAAAGCTTCAAGCCTGATTGAAAGTGAGAATGTAAAGCATATCATTTTGAATTTAGAGGAATTGAGCTTTATGGACAGTTCCGGATTGGGTGTCATTTTGGGTCGATACAAGCAGATCAAGCAAAAGCATGGAGAAATGGTGGTATGTGCGATTTCCCCTTCTGTAAACCGATTATTTGAAATGTCAGGGTTGTTTAAGATCATTCGTCTTGAGCCGTCTGAAGAAAATGCATTACAAAGATTGGGGGTCGCATGA